From the Lathyrus oleraceus cultivar Zhongwan6 chromosome 3, CAAS_Psat_ZW6_1.0, whole genome shotgun sequence genome, the window TGGCACAGGAACATATTTCCGATAGCGTTCGCATTGGTTGAAAGTGAGACAAAGGAAGcttggagtttctttcttaagaaTTTAAGAATACACGTTACTCCCCAAGCAAATCTGTGTCTAATATCAGACAGGCATGAATCAATAAAGAGTGCATATAACAATCCGGAAAATGGATGACAGTATCCTCCATCATCACAAGCCTATTGCATTAGACACATCGCGCAAAACTTCATGCGCGAGATTAAAGACAAGGATCTGCGCAAAATAGTTGTTAACATGGGTTGGCGTTAACAGAGGCAAAATTTAACTACTATCGGGGGAAAATCCAAAGAACAAACAACGACGTTTTATCATGGATAGACAACATCCCTCGGGAGAAGGGCAACGCTGGGGTCACATGACAACTAACCTAGCAGAAGCAATGAACTTGGTGCTAAAAGAAATCCGAAACCTTCCAATCACTGCATTGGTCAAATCTACGTACTATCGATTAGGGTCACTATTTGGTAGAAGAGGCCATCAATGGACAAAAATGTTAGCCTCTGGGCAGGTTTTCATTGATAAATTCAATAAGGGGATGGTTGAGGAAGTCATCAAAGCTAACACGCATAGCGTCATGCAGTTCGATCGCGAGAGATTTTATTTCATGGTCCAAGAGAAGATTAATCATAACGACAGTCGACCAACCGGAACATTCAGCGTTGATATGAGGAAACAACACTGTGATTGTGGGAAATTACATGGGAGCAAGGTAAGTGAAATGCCTGAAATTTCCCACAATCACAGTGTTGTTTTCCTCAAATTAACGTTGAATGTTTCGGTTGGTCGACCGTAGTTATGATTAATCTTCTCTTGGACCATGAAACAAAATCTCTCGCGATCGAACTGCATGACGGTATGCGTGTTAGCTTTGATGACTTCCTCGGCCATCCCCTTGTTGCAGTTATCAGTGAAAACCTGCCCAGAGGTTAACATTTTTGTCCATTGATGGCCTCTTCTACCAAATAGTGATCCTAATCGATAGTACGTAGATTTGACCAATGCAGTGATTGGAAGGTTTTGGGTTTCTTTTAGCACCGAGTTCATTGCTTCTGCTAGGTTAGTTGTCATGTGACCCCAGCGTTGccctccgtcaaatgcccttcTCCCGAGGGATATTGTCTATCCATGATAAAGCGTCGTTGTTTGCTCTTCGGATTTCCCCCCGATAGTAGTTAAATTTCGCCTCTGTTAACACATAACCCATGTTAACAACTAGTTTGCGCAGATCCTTGTCTTTAATCTCGCGCATGAAGTTTTGCGCGAtgtgtctaatgcaatagacTTGTGATGATAGAGGATACTGCCATCCATTTTCCGAATTGTTATATGCACTCTTTATCGATTCACGCCTGTCTGATATTAGACACAGATTTGCTTGGGGAGTAACGTGTATTCTTAAAttcttaagaaagaaactccaagCTTCCTTTGTCTCACTTTCAACCAATGCGAACGCTATCAGAAATATGTTCCCGTTCCCATCCTGTGCCACAGCCATCAACAGAGTCCCTTTGTACTTGCCATACAACCATGTTCCATCAACATGCACAATAGGTTTACAATACGTGAAACCACGTATACATGGTCGAAACGCCCAAAATAGACGATGAAATATCCTTTGGTCACCCAAGTGTGAACCATCATTTAAAATCACAGGTAAGGATTGCAATTCTATAATGGTACATGGTAGATATGTTTTCATTACTAGTATCCACTGCGGTAGATCGTTGTAAGATGTCTCCCAATTTCCATACAGCGACTCAATTGTCTTACACTTTGCAATCCATGCCTTTTTGTAGGATATGATATACATGTATTTCTCAGCAACATGAGCGATGATAACCTTCACCTTAATGGAAGCGTCCCGATTTACAAGCTCCATTATGCTCTTACTAATCATTTCTGAACTGAGTTTTGTATGGTCTTGTGACATGGAAGTGGTTGTGCACGTATGAGGCCCACCAAACTTGCCAACTCTCCACCTTGAGTTTCCCTTACGCAAAGAGACCATGCATTTGAAATTGCATGTTGAATTTCTACATTTGATGACAAAACGTACATTGTCAGATTTAACCACAGAAAAATCTAGACTATGTTTTATATGCCCTTATTGCAACGCCAAAACACACTCTTCCTTATTTTCATACTCGATGCCCTCCTCTATTTCGTCAGCATTGTGAGTTGGTACGAAACTTCTGAAAACGGAGATTGGTTCAGCATCTTCCAAACTTATGTTTTGCATGTGCACAGGTGGGTTGTACAAACTAATTGGTTGCGCTCTTAGTGCAACGGTCGGTGTGTCGAAGATGTCTTCATTGCCTTCATCATCGCTAACACCAAATAGATCTTCAAATCGAACCTCCTCAAGATCATCCTCACTATTCTCGCCTACCTCTTCATTTGGTATGAAAGGTTCATTATTTTGAGTCGGTTCTTTGTTAATGGCTTGACTCATTCCGTACTCGTGTGACTGTACAGATTGCGTTGGATAACAGAGATTTTCATTGTGAGTCGGTTGTTCTTTAAGATTTTTGACTAGACGAACATATATCTCAATGGTAGGTAATTGAGATAATGTTATATGACA encodes:
- the LOC127130928 gene encoding uncharacterized protein LOC127130928 — protein: MELVNRDASIKVKVIIAHVAEKYMYIISYKKAWIAKCKTIESLYGNWETSYNDLPQWILVMKTYLPCTIIELQSLPVILNDGSHLGDQRIFHRLFWAFRPCIRGFTYCKPIVHVDGTWLYGKYKGTLLMAVAQDGNGNIFLIAFALVESETKEAWSFFLKNLRIHVTPQANLCLISDRRESIKSAYNNSENGWQYPLSSQVYCIRHIAQNFMREIKDKDLRKLVVNMGYVLTEAKFNYYRGEIRRANNDALSWIDNIPREKGI